From one Solanum lycopersicum chromosome 12, SLM_r2.1 genomic stretch:
- the LOC101247802 gene encoding glycosyltransferase family 92 protein RCOM_0530710-like — MAGKILTIFFFITTSIFFFATLFHLYLRDSISSVSSSSIDNNYLRLSDPPPSPPPPKITPITISSPPPPPKITPITISPSPPPPKITPITISPPPPKITTITISPPPPPPKIAITIPSKKSDNLVIDENISSPITPFQISLLRGPISSVSILMPDWEIFVIVSPEHTHVISRNDPYICLYGTGEISPAIPAGELNFPVRSMFKCEFPKRARRRLPFKPPVLMKSTENRNVSMISTMPELLRWTFLVYDSLTTDEDIVLFVKGLNNRQGINREPNEFNCIFGYGGNNVIRTNVTSSIQEVFRCNRPDPNVLGGEGVSISLENLLPVPMVVPSVAYYNAPRKLATNKKSEKARLCACTMVYNVGKFLKEWVVYHSKIGVEKFVLYDNASDDDLGKVVDELVHDGYDVKTYFWVWPKTQEAGFSHSAIYAKDSCSWMMYFDVDEFVYSPLWANLSRPNESLLHSLLPHHKNIQDPLLDKRQVGEISIPCYEFGPSNMNAHPITGVTQGYNCRRKFENRHKSIVFLDAVHHSLLNMIHHFILNKRYRGKKMSVHDMAVNHYKFQAWPEFKAKFRRRVSAYVIDWTKELNPRSKDRTPGLGFSPVEPKGWPLKFCEVYDNGLKDLTRRWFTLKSPTPLHDYRMEWQR; from the coding sequence ATGGCCGGAAAAATccttactattttctttttcattactaCTTCGATTTTCTTCTTTGCTACTCTATTTCATCTTTACCTTCGTGATTCTATCTCCTCCGTCTCCTCCTCTTCTATCGATAACAATTATCTCCGTCTTTCTGATCCTccaccatcaccaccaccaccgaAAATCACCCCCATTACTATCTcctccccacccccacccccgaAAATCACTCCTATTACTATCTCCCCCTCACCCCCACCCCCGAAAATCACCCCCATTACTATCTCCCCCCCACCCCCGAAAATCACCACCATTACTAtctcccccccacccccacccccgaAAATCGCCATTACTATTCCATCAAAAAAATCTGATAACCTCGTTATCGATGAAAATATCTCTTCACCTATAACTCCATTTCAAATTTCTCTGCTACGTGGTCCAATCTCATCCGTATCGATTCTAATGCCCGATTGGGAAATTTTCGTTATTGTTTCTCCGGAACATACTCATGTAATTTCTCGTAACGATCCTTATATTTGTTTATACGGAACAGGGGAAATTTCCCCTGCTATTCCTGCAGGGGAGCTCAATTTTCCTGTTCGATCAATGTTCAAATGCGAGTTTCCAAAGAGAGCTCGCCGGAGATTGCCATTCAAACCACCAGTATTGATGAAATCAACGGAAAATCGAAACGTTAGCATGATATCAACGATGCCCGAGCTGTTAAGATGGACATTTCTCGTATACGATTCTCTAACAACAGACGAAGACATTGTTCTGTTCGTTAAAGGATTGAATAATCGTCAAGGAATTAACAGAGAACCCAATGAATTCAACTGTATTTTCGGGTATGGGGGTAATAACGTAATTAGAACTAACGTAACGAGTTCAATACAAGAAGTTTTTCGATGTAATCGCCCTGATCCAAACGTTTTGGGAGGGGAAGGAGTATCAATCTCTCTCGAAAATTTACTTCCTGTTCCAATGGTTGTACCTTCCGTGGCTTATTACAATGCACCACGTAAACTGGCAACTAACAAGAAGTCAGAGAAAGCTCGTCTTTGTGCATGTACCATGGTGTACAATGTTGGTAAATTCTTAAAAGAATGGGTAGTGTATCATTCAAAAATAGGTGTTGAAAAATTCGTGTTATACGACAATGCTAGTGATGATGATTTAGGAAAAGTTGTCGACGAGCTTGTTCATGATGGCTATGATGTGAAAACTTATTTTTGGGTGTGGCCTAAAACTCAAGAAGCCGGTTTTTCGCATAGTGCAATCTATGCTAAGGATTCTTGTTCATGGATGATGTACTTTGACGTGGATGAATTTGTCTATTCACCCCTATGGGCTAATCTATCGCGTCCAAACGAATCTCTATTGCATTCTTTGTTACCACATCATAAGAATATACAAGATCCATTGCTTGACAAGAGACAAGTCGGAGAAATTAGTATCCCTTGTTATGAATTTGGACCATCGAACATGAACGCTCATCCTATAACAGGAGTGACACAAGGATACAACTGCAGAAGGAAGTTTGAGAATAGACACAAGTCTATAGTATTCTTGGACGCGGTTCATCACTCTTTGCTCAATATGATTCATCATTTCATATTGAACAAAAGGTATAGGGGAAAGAAAATGAGTGTTCATGATATGGCGGTGAATCACTACAAGTTTCAAGCTTGGCCTGAGTTTAAGGCTAAGTTTAGGAGAAGGGTATCGGCTTATGTTATTGATTGGACTAAAGAATTGAACCCACGCTCAAAGGATCGAACCCCAGGACTAGGGTTTAGTCCGGTTGAGCCTAAAGGTTGGCCATTGAAGTTTTGCGAGGTATATGATAATGGTTTAAAAGATTTAACACGGAGATGGTTTACCCTAAAGTCTCCAACTCCTTTACATGATTATCGTATGGAATGGCAAAGATGA
- the LOC101248562 gene encoding probable serine/threonine-protein kinase PBL21 — MLSLMHHNNLVNLIGYCTHGEQRLLVYEFMPLGSLENHLFDLEPGTTPLSWKTRLKIAAGAAHGLEYLHKANPPVIYRDLKSSNILLDNDFNPKLSDFGLAKLGPVGDNTHVSTRVMGTYGYCAPEYAMTGKLTLKSDIYSFGVVLLELITGRKAYDRTKKQGEQNLVVWSNPFLKDRRKYIHLVDPMLDGQFSSRCLHHAVAVTAMCLQEQASFRPSITDIVTALDYLLLQAQHSGTSRGGSQSDKHIPPPSTEEFNVSSRNRSYDNMAITF; from the exons ATGTTGAGTTTAATGCATCATAACAATCTTGTCAATCTGATCGGATACTGCACTCACGGAGAACAGAGGTTGTTGGTTTACGAGTTTATGCCACTAGGCAGCCTGGAAAACCATCTTTTCG ATTTAGAACCAGGAACGACGCCACTGAGTTGGAAGACAAGGCTAAAGATAGCCGCAGGTGCAGCTCATGGACTCGAGTATCTACACAAAGCAAATCCACCCGTCATCTACCGTGATTTGAAatcttcaaatatattattggaCAATGATTTCAATCCAAAGCTGTCGGATTTTGGACTTGCAAAACTTGGACCGGTAGGTGACAACACTCATGTTTCGACAAGAGTGATGGGAACCTACGGATATTGTGCCCCCGAGTATGCCATGACTGGGAAGTTGACTCTGAAATCTGATATCTATAGCTTCGGTGTTGTTCTATTGGAGCTAATAACGGGACGAAAAGCTTATGACAGAACTAAAAAACAAGGAGAACAGAACCTTGTTGTTTGG TCTAATCCTTTCCTTAAGGACCGGAGGAAATACATTCATTTGGTGGATCCGATGTTGGATGGTCAATTCTCTTCGCGTTGTTTGCACCATGCAGTTGCTGTTACTGCAATGTGTCTTCAAGAACAAGCCAGTTTTCGCCCCAGCATTACTGATATTGTTACCGCGCTTGACTATCTTCTACTTCAAGCACAACATTCAGGTACAAGTAGAGGTGGTTCACAATCTGACAAGCACATACCGCCTCCATCAACAGAAGAGTTCAATGTCAGTTCACGAAATCGAAGCTATGACAACATGGCtattacattttaa
- the LOC101249163 gene encoding uncharacterized protein — translation MLLLAASAIFVNAERRRLINLIPDSVRKAWKDWEIEVLILGSLILQIMLILFGKRRQCVANLWIRMTLWTSYLLADWIAIVSLGIIAQNTLDKCKQTSDDDNFKDELMSFWAPFMLLHLGGPDTITAYSLEDNELWLRHLVGLIIQSGLTFYILLVSLPGSSWLPFLSLFIFVSGVIKFSERTCALRSAKIENLRDSMLTSPDPGPNYAKFMEEYTLKKAEGFYVIADEVKEISLPIDHSYPTRKDKLLLISEAFDQFQTFKRLFVDLILSFQDRDNSQFYFKQLTPKDAFDVIETELGFAYDTFYTKAPVIYTPLGFILRVITFSCTFFTLISFSLCKERSKYHILDLILTYLLLVVAFLLEICALIVLLYSDWTKNWLSKGKHDRKFCQSFLLKKLCLRRSTNMRWSNGTLQYNLLSYCVEFKPPRCYWFQKLFRINELLEKHKYKKDELVTPGLKKLIFDHFKKFAGESNNKHDHPVLCTSRGTEALKGNGCSSLVWSTELEFDQSFLIWHIATDLCYYTDDSSGTRSIESKQSKQLSDYMLYLLVVCPFMLPIGLGMIRFRDTCAEAKEFFTERKVGKD, via the exons ATGCTTTTACTAG CTGCAAGTGCAATATTCGTTAATGCTGAGAGGAGAAGGCTAATTAATTTGATTCCGGACAGCGTGAGGAAAGCATGGAAAGATTGGGAAATAGAAGTGCTGATTCTAGGAAGCCTCATCTTACAGATTATGCTTATTCTTTTTGGCAAACGCAGGCAGTGTGTGGCGAATTTATGGATCAGAATGACTCTATGGACATCTTACTTACTAGCAGATTGGATTGCTATTGTTTCATTAGGTATCATTGCTCAGAATACGTTGGATAAATGCAAACAAACAAGTGATGATGACAATTTCAAGGATGAATTGATGTCGTTCTGGGCGCCATTTATGCTGCTTCATCTTGGCGGTCCTGATACTATCACGGCTTATTCATTGGAGGATAACGAGCTGTGGTTAAGGCATTTAGTCGGTCTGATAATCCAGAGTGGACTAACATTCTATATCTTGCTTGTGTCCTTGCCAGGCTCTTCTTGGCTTCCATTTCTAAGCTTATTCATCTTCGTATCTGGTGTTATCAAGTTCTCTGAGCGGACATGTGCTCTTCGTTCAGCAAAAATCGAGAATCTCAGGGACTCAATGCTGACATCCCCTGATCCTGGACCAAATTATGCTAAATTCATGGAGGAATATACTTTGAAGAAAGCTGAGGGCTTCTACGTGATTGCGGATGAGGTTAAAGAAATCTCACTTCCAATTGATCATTCTTACCCTACTCGTAAAGATAAATTGCTGCTGATATCTGAAGCTTTCGATCAGTTCCAGACTTTTAAACGTCTTTTTGTGGATCTCATCCTTAGCTTCCAGGACAGAGACAACAGCCAATTTTACTTCAAGCAACTTACTCCAAAAGATGCTTTTGATGTGATCGAGACAGAGTTAGGATTTGCATATGATACCTTCTATACCAAAGCACCCGTTATTTATACTCCTCTAGGCTTCATTCTTCGTGTGATTACTTTCTCTTGCACTTTCTTTACCttgatttcattttctttatgtaAGGAAAGATCGAAATACCACATACTTGACTTGATTCTCACTTACCTGCTGCTGGTGGTGGCCTTTCTCCTGGAAATATGTGCATTGATCGTTTTGCTGTACTCAGACTGGACAAAGAATTGGCTGAGCAAAGGGAAACACGACAGAAAGTTTTGCCAGTCATTCCTCCTCAAAAAGCTGTGTCTGCGAAGATCAACTAATATGAGGTGGTCCAATGGCACACTGCAATACAATTTGTTGAGCTACTGTGTTGAGTTCAAGCCCCCACGGTGCTACTGGTTCCAAAAACTCTTCCGAATCAATGAGCTCTTGGAAAAACACAAGTACAAGAAGGATGAACTAGTCACCCCAGGGTTAAAAAAGCTGATCTTTGACCATTTCAAAAAGTTTGCCGGAGAAAGTAATAACAAGCATGATCATCCAGTCTTATGCACAAGTAGAGGCACTGAAGCACTTAAAGGAAATGGCTGTTCTTCCCTAGTTTGGTCGACCGAGTTAGAATTTGATCAAAGTTTCCTTATTTGGCACATTGCTACTGATCTATGCTATTACACTGACGATAGTAGTGGTACTCGTTCCATCGAATCCAAACAAAGCAAGCAGTTATCAGATTATATGTTGTATCTTTTAGTAGTGTGTCCCTTTATGCTGCCAATAGGACTTGGGATGATCAGATTTAGAGACACATGTGCTGAAGCCAAAGAGTTTTTTACAGAGAGGAAAGTCGGAAAAGACTGA
- the LOC101248861 gene encoding putative inactive disease susceptibility protein LOV1 isoform X2: MELAAEASVVIERLKDTLSNEITNKRVIENALEDMQRAIADTNDSEEFKKWAEGCLHSLYYVEDSVESFVLDIAPQNKKWSFLMNHTLLLKNFLGCKLTKKMKRIPSDIKRVINEKHKSTGEQDARSNGTTTYMGDQNGAEAEDGDIEDHNDEDSAKVRLICPKAQCSYPMIPEREEIVLEVDKKPLRCIDDVPLRLDRENISLGCISDKSMMLDRATHARLIYTYSYDDEELEMFDIKQEVYDLVERLTTTADDGRPPIVQIAGKMGSGKTTLARAIYRNRNIRNHFESGCAWVTISKKFNKPDILQNLLKQMGDSKDSVDLTTNELESRLLECFNKEKYLIVLDDVQSEQMWEELRSVFLGSRNGSKLLLITTSVSPMWYVSPPNCIHKVKKLKKNYSWNLFMKKAGWDTWELGNEHQDSKQRVLDVCSGLPLNIVLLGSMLSTKGDTNRFDYLQKMLRTNWETKDIVSLSYTDLPDHLKLCVLYLVLFPKEYDIPVRRLFRLWLSEGFVNPKPDKFPEDVVQENFDDLVKRSLIQISKFRSDGSPRRCRLLGVLHDYLLPKAQNIKFFHVHCSTCSTEDTVLLNVRRLVEHASSRDIYSDASRFKHLRSYLSFNFQRKDTPAKEVGILLTSVITKGFGLLRVLDLEGVYKPSLPENLGELFHLRYLGLRWTFLDALPSSVGDLPYLETLDVKHTNINNLPTSMWKSKKLRHLNLSHIRLDMPQHSDTNSLPTLLTLWGLSVDDDSPVKNGLDRLCNLREAGITFCLTDCDHLLNWISNLTSLQSLRLRSINDVGHPSRFGNQPLSLSKLSNLSHLNLLGKLPNLPENLPQGLKVVTLSLSKLTDDPMPILGKLQHLNVLRLLSDSYMGKEMVCPQRGFKELRVLKIWKLKNLEKWDVEEAAMEKLKEINIRCCYKLMSIPKILRKKTSLRELIITNMPEEFKQNVNKYMRSRDLILTFKDYDFTPLPWEHADHTSDESHSNE, encoded by the exons ATGGAGTTGGCTGCAGAAGCTTCTGTGGTGATAGAGAGACTCAAGGATACGCTTTCTAATGAGATAACGAACAAAAGGGTGATAGAGAATGCTTTAGAAGATATGCAACGCGCCATTGCTGACACAAACGACAGCGAAGAGTTCAAGAAGTGGGCTGAAGGGTGTCTGCATAGTCTATACTATGTTGAGGACTCTGTTGAGTCTTTTGTCCTTGACATCGCCCCTCAGAACAAGAAATGGAGTTTCCTTATGAATCACACTTTGCTTCTCAAGAACTTCCTGGGTTGCAAGCTGacaaagaagatgaagagaatCCCTTCAGACATTAAACGGGTGATCAATGAAAAACACAAAAGTACTGGTGAACAGGACGCTCGTAGCAATGGGACAACCACCTATATGGGTGATCAGAATGGTGCGGAAGCTGAAGATGGAGATATTGAAGATCACAACGATGAGGATTCTGCAAAAGTTAGACTAATATGTCCAAAGGCACAATGTAGTTATCCTATGATCCCAGAGAGAGAGGAAATAGTACTGGAGGTAGATAAAAAACCTTTGAGGTGCATCGATGATGTGCCTTTGAGGTTAGACCGTGAAAACATATCTCTGGGGTGCATCAGCGACAAGTCTATGATGTTAGACCGTGCAACACATGCCAGACTTATTTACACATATTCTTATGATGACGAAGAACTGGAGATGTTTGACATTAAACAAGAAGTGTATGACTTAGTGGAAAGACTAACCACGACAGCTGATGATGGAAGGCCCCCGATCGTTCAAATTGCTGGTAAGATGGGTTCAGGCAAGACTACTTTGGCTCGTGCCATATACAGAAATAGGAATATCAGAAATCATTTTGAGTCTGGATGCGCATGGGTCACCATTTCAAAAAAGTTTAATAAACCAGATATATTGCAGAACTTGCTAAAACAGATGGGGGATTCCAAGGACTCTGTGGATCTAACTACCAATGAGCTGGAAAGTAGACTTTTGGAGTGcttcaataaagaaaaatacttGATTGTGTTGGACGATGTACAGAGTGAGCAGATGTGGGAAGAGCTGAGATCTGTTTTCTTAGGCAGTCGAAATGGAAGTAAACTACTTCTCATCACCACCAGCGTTAGTCCGATGTGGTATGTATCTCCTCCGAATTGTATCCATAAGGTGAAAAAgctgaaaaaaaattatagctgGAACTTGTTCATGAAGAAAGCTGGTTGGGATACTTGGGAGTTAGGAAATGAACATCAAGATTCGAAGCAGCGAGTTCTTGATGTCTGCTCTGGTCTCCCCTTGAATATTGTCCTTCTTGGCAGCATGTTGTCGACCAAGGGAGATACAAATCGCTTTGATTATCTTCAAAAAATGCTGCGCACAAACTGGGAAACGAAGGACATTGTATCCCTTAGCTATACGGATCTGCCTGACCATTTGAAACTGTGTGTACTCTACCTGGTGCTATTCCCTAAAGAGTACGACATTCCGGTAAGGAGGCTATTCCGTTTGTGGCTTTCAGAGGGTTTTGTAAACCCCAAACCAGATAAATTCCCGGAGGATGTTGTACAAGAAAACTTTGATGATCTAGTCAAGCGGAGCTTGATTCAGATATCCAAATTTAGATCAGATGGAAGTCCCAGAAGATGTCGGTTACTAGGCGTTCTCCATGACTATCTGTTGCCTAAGGCCCAGAACATCAAGTTTTTCCATGTTCACTGCAGTACATGTAGCACAGAAGATACAGTTCTGTTGAATGTTAGACGGCTTGTTGAGCATGCCAGCAGTAGGGATATTTATAGTGATGCTTCCCGGTTTAAACATCTTCGCTCTTACTTATCATTCAATTTCCAGAGGAAAGACACCCCAGCCAAGGAAGTAGGCATCCTTCTAACTAGCGTAATTACTAAGGGTTTCGGATTGCTGAGGGTGCTTGACCTGGAAGGAGTGTATAAGCCAAGTTTACCTGAGAATCTTGGTGAGTTATTTCACTTGAGATACTTGGGATTAAGATGGACTTTCTTGGATGCTCTTCCCTCGTCCGTTGGTGACTTGCCATATCTTGAGACATTAGATGTGAAGCACACTAACATAAATAACTTACCCACCTCCATGTGGAAATCAAAGAAATTGCGGCATCTCAATCTCAGTCACATCCGTCTTGACATGCCTCAGCATTCAGATACCAATTCTTTGCCTACACTCCTTACACTGTGGGGATTGTCCGTAGATGATGATAGCCCAGTGAAGAATGGACTGGATCGGTTGTGTAATCTTAGAGAGGCaggcattactttctgtttgaCCGATTGTGACCACCTTCTCAATTGGATTTCAAATTTAACTTCTCTTCAATCTTTGAGGTTACGATCCATAAATGACGTAGGACATCCATCACGTTTTGGTAACCAGCCGTTGTCTCTGTCAAAGCTGAGCAATCTATCCCACCTAAACTTGCTAGGTAAATTACCAAATCTGCCTGAAAACTTACCTCAAGGGCTTAAGGTAGTCACGTTGTCTCTTTCAAAGCTGACAGACGATCCTATGCCGATTCTTGGGAAGCTTCAACATCTTAATGTCCTCAGGCTTCTGTCTGATTCCTATATGGGCAAGGAAATGGTGTGCCCTCAGAGAGGATTCAAAGAGCTTCGAGTTCTAAAGATTTGGAAACTGAAGAACTTGGAAAAGTGGGATGTGGAGGAAGCGGCAATGGAGAAGCTCAAAGAGATAAATATCCGATGCTGCTATAAACTGATGAGCATTCCCAAAATACTGAGGAAAAAAACAAGTCTCAGGGAATTGATCATAACCAACATGCCAGAAGAGTTCAAACAGAATGTCAATAAGTACATGAGGAGTCGGGATTTGATTCTCACTTTCAAAGATTATGATTTTACCCCCTTGCCG TGGGAGCATGCTGATCATACTTCTGATGAAAGTCACTCCAACGAGTAG
- the LOC101248861 gene encoding putative inactive disease susceptibility protein LOV1 isoform X1: MSSKYATGNELVVAKRDLNQIIVSPSITPSLGLDLRNIRCCSCLLHPCGQMELAAEASVVIERLKDTLSNEITNKRVIENALEDMQRAIADTNDSEEFKKWAEGCLHSLYYVEDSVESFVLDIAPQNKKWSFLMNHTLLLKNFLGCKLTKKMKRIPSDIKRVINEKHKSTGEQDARSNGTTTYMGDQNGAEAEDGDIEDHNDEDSAKVRLICPKAQCSYPMIPEREEIVLEVDKKPLRCIDDVPLRLDRENISLGCISDKSMMLDRATHARLIYTYSYDDEELEMFDIKQEVYDLVERLTTTADDGRPPIVQIAGKMGSGKTTLARAIYRNRNIRNHFESGCAWVTISKKFNKPDILQNLLKQMGDSKDSVDLTTNELESRLLECFNKEKYLIVLDDVQSEQMWEELRSVFLGSRNGSKLLLITTSVSPMWYVSPPNCIHKVKKLKKNYSWNLFMKKAGWDTWELGNEHQDSKQRVLDVCSGLPLNIVLLGSMLSTKGDTNRFDYLQKMLRTNWETKDIVSLSYTDLPDHLKLCVLYLVLFPKEYDIPVRRLFRLWLSEGFVNPKPDKFPEDVVQENFDDLVKRSLIQISKFRSDGSPRRCRLLGVLHDYLLPKAQNIKFFHVHCSTCSTEDTVLLNVRRLVEHASSRDIYSDASRFKHLRSYLSFNFQRKDTPAKEVGILLTSVITKGFGLLRVLDLEGVYKPSLPENLGELFHLRYLGLRWTFLDALPSSVGDLPYLETLDVKHTNINNLPTSMWKSKKLRHLNLSHIRLDMPQHSDTNSLPTLLTLWGLSVDDDSPVKNGLDRLCNLREAGITFCLTDCDHLLNWISNLTSLQSLRLRSINDVGHPSRFGNQPLSLSKLSNLSHLNLLGKLPNLPENLPQGLKVVTLSLSKLTDDPMPILGKLQHLNVLRLLSDSYMGKEMVCPQRGFKELRVLKIWKLKNLEKWDVEEAAMEKLKEINIRCCYKLMSIPKILRKKTSLRELIITNMPEEFKQNVNKYMRSRDLILTFKDYDFTPLPWEHADHTSDESHSNE, from the exons ATGAGTTCAAAATATGCAACTGGAAATGAACTAGTAGTAGCCAAAAGAGATTTGAACCAGATTATCGTTAGCCCGTCTATAACTCCCAGCCTTG GTTTGGATCTTCGTAATATTCGCTGTTGCTCTTGCCTATTGCATCCTTGTGGACAAATGGAGTTGGCTGCAGAAGCTTCTGTGGTGATAGAGAGACTCAAGGATACGCTTTCTAATGAGATAACGAACAAAAGGGTGATAGAGAATGCTTTAGAAGATATGCAACGCGCCATTGCTGACACAAACGACAGCGAAGAGTTCAAGAAGTGGGCTGAAGGGTGTCTGCATAGTCTATACTATGTTGAGGACTCTGTTGAGTCTTTTGTCCTTGACATCGCCCCTCAGAACAAGAAATGGAGTTTCCTTATGAATCACACTTTGCTTCTCAAGAACTTCCTGGGTTGCAAGCTGacaaagaagatgaagagaatCCCTTCAGACATTAAACGGGTGATCAATGAAAAACACAAAAGTACTGGTGAACAGGACGCTCGTAGCAATGGGACAACCACCTATATGGGTGATCAGAATGGTGCGGAAGCTGAAGATGGAGATATTGAAGATCACAACGATGAGGATTCTGCAAAAGTTAGACTAATATGTCCAAAGGCACAATGTAGTTATCCTATGATCCCAGAGAGAGAGGAAATAGTACTGGAGGTAGATAAAAAACCTTTGAGGTGCATCGATGATGTGCCTTTGAGGTTAGACCGTGAAAACATATCTCTGGGGTGCATCAGCGACAAGTCTATGATGTTAGACCGTGCAACACATGCCAGACTTATTTACACATATTCTTATGATGACGAAGAACTGGAGATGTTTGACATTAAACAAGAAGTGTATGACTTAGTGGAAAGACTAACCACGACAGCTGATGATGGAAGGCCCCCGATCGTTCAAATTGCTGGTAAGATGGGTTCAGGCAAGACTACTTTGGCTCGTGCCATATACAGAAATAGGAATATCAGAAATCATTTTGAGTCTGGATGCGCATGGGTCACCATTTCAAAAAAGTTTAATAAACCAGATATATTGCAGAACTTGCTAAAACAGATGGGGGATTCCAAGGACTCTGTGGATCTAACTACCAATGAGCTGGAAAGTAGACTTTTGGAGTGcttcaataaagaaaaatacttGATTGTGTTGGACGATGTACAGAGTGAGCAGATGTGGGAAGAGCTGAGATCTGTTTTCTTAGGCAGTCGAAATGGAAGTAAACTACTTCTCATCACCACCAGCGTTAGTCCGATGTGGTATGTATCTCCTCCGAATTGTATCCATAAGGTGAAAAAgctgaaaaaaaattatagctgGAACTTGTTCATGAAGAAAGCTGGTTGGGATACTTGGGAGTTAGGAAATGAACATCAAGATTCGAAGCAGCGAGTTCTTGATGTCTGCTCTGGTCTCCCCTTGAATATTGTCCTTCTTGGCAGCATGTTGTCGACCAAGGGAGATACAAATCGCTTTGATTATCTTCAAAAAATGCTGCGCACAAACTGGGAAACGAAGGACATTGTATCCCTTAGCTATACGGATCTGCCTGACCATTTGAAACTGTGTGTACTCTACCTGGTGCTATTCCCTAAAGAGTACGACATTCCGGTAAGGAGGCTATTCCGTTTGTGGCTTTCAGAGGGTTTTGTAAACCCCAAACCAGATAAATTCCCGGAGGATGTTGTACAAGAAAACTTTGATGATCTAGTCAAGCGGAGCTTGATTCAGATATCCAAATTTAGATCAGATGGAAGTCCCAGAAGATGTCGGTTACTAGGCGTTCTCCATGACTATCTGTTGCCTAAGGCCCAGAACATCAAGTTTTTCCATGTTCACTGCAGTACATGTAGCACAGAAGATACAGTTCTGTTGAATGTTAGACGGCTTGTTGAGCATGCCAGCAGTAGGGATATTTATAGTGATGCTTCCCGGTTTAAACATCTTCGCTCTTACTTATCATTCAATTTCCAGAGGAAAGACACCCCAGCCAAGGAAGTAGGCATCCTTCTAACTAGCGTAATTACTAAGGGTTTCGGATTGCTGAGGGTGCTTGACCTGGAAGGAGTGTATAAGCCAAGTTTACCTGAGAATCTTGGTGAGTTATTTCACTTGAGATACTTGGGATTAAGATGGACTTTCTTGGATGCTCTTCCCTCGTCCGTTGGTGACTTGCCATATCTTGAGACATTAGATGTGAAGCACACTAACATAAATAACTTACCCACCTCCATGTGGAAATCAAAGAAATTGCGGCATCTCAATCTCAGTCACATCCGTCTTGACATGCCTCAGCATTCAGATACCAATTCTTTGCCTACACTCCTTACACTGTGGGGATTGTCCGTAGATGATGATAGCCCAGTGAAGAATGGACTGGATCGGTTGTGTAATCTTAGAGAGGCaggcattactttctgtttgaCCGATTGTGACCACCTTCTCAATTGGATTTCAAATTTAACTTCTCTTCAATCTTTGAGGTTACGATCCATAAATGACGTAGGACATCCATCACGTTTTGGTAACCAGCCGTTGTCTCTGTCAAAGCTGAGCAATCTATCCCACCTAAACTTGCTAGGTAAATTACCAAATCTGCCTGAAAACTTACCTCAAGGGCTTAAGGTAGTCACGTTGTCTCTTTCAAAGCTGACAGACGATCCTATGCCGATTCTTGGGAAGCTTCAACATCTTAATGTCCTCAGGCTTCTGTCTGATTCCTATATGGGCAAGGAAATGGTGTGCCCTCAGAGAGGATTCAAAGAGCTTCGAGTTCTAAAGATTTGGAAACTGAAGAACTTGGAAAAGTGGGATGTGGAGGAAGCGGCAATGGAGAAGCTCAAAGAGATAAATATCCGATGCTGCTATAAACTGATGAGCATTCCCAAAATACTGAGGAAAAAAACAAGTCTCAGGGAATTGATCATAACCAACATGCCAGAAGAGTTCAAACAGAATGTCAATAAGTACATGAGGAGTCGGGATTTGATTCTCACTTTCAAAGATTATGATTTTACCCCCTTGCCG TGGGAGCATGCTGATCATACTTCTGATGAAAGTCACTCCAACGAGTAG